One window of Trichomycterus rosablanca isolate fTriRos1 chromosome 2, fTriRos1.hap1, whole genome shotgun sequence genomic DNA carries:
- the clasp1b gene encoding uncharacterized protein K02A2.6 codes for MDIDTGAAVSIISEAMYRESFADVPLGGSNVTLKTYTGQVIPIKGQFVAKVTYGDQTADLPLIVVKGNGPALCGRNWLESIKLDWKTIKMISENAKQPSAPKSIPEVLEKYSEVFKEELGTLKEIKATISVKPDATPKFHKSRPLPFAMKERVEDELQRLEKENIISPVKHSEWAAPVVPVVKRDGKIRLCGDYKVTVNQATNTDIYPLPRIEEVLATLSGGKLFSKIDLASAYQQVLLDEGSKKYTTINTHKGLFVYNRLCFGINSAVSIFQRVMESLMKDLSVVVYLDDLLIMGRDEAEHLKNLDRVLQRLQENGLRVKRSKCEFGKTQIEYLGHVLDEKGVHPSKSKVRAIHDAPTPTNVKELRAFLGLVNYYGRFVPQQSTVLAPLYGLLKEQVTWKWKKAEQDAFNKCKELLTSDKVLVHYDQSLPLTLACDASAYGIGAVIQHTTSDGKEHPIAYASRTLSPAEKKYSQIEKEALSLIYGVKKFHQYLWGRQFNLVTDHRPLLTLFGEHKGLPTMAAARIQRWAIVLSAYNYHIVYRQSEKHGNADGLSRVPLSETKDAGTETISAYVDALICEHLEGVPLTAKQIAKVTRTDTELSRLHRFIMEGWPKEIPEELKGYHKRHDELSVEQGCVLWGTRVVTPSKLRAAVLKEIHSGHPGIVKMKAIARQYVWWPHIDMDIEKVCKGCETCQLEQRMPRHVPLHPWEFPGDVWKRLHIDFAGPFMGHMFMIVVDAFSKWLEVYKMTQITSSATITRLKRLFASYGVPEQIVTDNATTFMSDEFQQFARRNGILHTTGAPRHPATNGLAERYVSTFKAGMKKLAREDLSIEDKVSHFLLRYRTTPNGTTGESPADVFLKRHVRTRLDFLKPNIQETMRRKQYLQKDGHDRKALDRQFDVDEQVYLRNTAGETPRWIPGIITQQSGPVSYKVRGEATDQEYRRHGDQLRPRHAAGLPDLQSEEVAEETGPMESSFRASSAPELSDPAEPPDPVAVTLRRSQRTPKVPQRYQD; via the coding sequence ATGGACATAGATACGGGGGCTGCAGTCAGCATAATATCGGAGGCGATGTATAGAGAGTCGTTCGCGGATGTGCCACTAGGGGGCAGCAACGTCACGCTGAAGACCTACACTGGCCAGGTAATTCCAATAAAAGGGCAATTCGTGGCAAAAGTTACCTATGGAGATCAAACTGCTGACTTACCATTAATTGTAGTGAAAGGCAATGGACCTGCACTTTGTGGTAGGAACTGGCTTGAAAGCATCAAGTTGGACTggaaaacaattaaaatgatcAGTGAAAATGCAAAACAGCCCTCAGCACCCAAATCAATACCTGAGGTGTTAGAAAAATACAGTGAAGTTTTTAAAGAGGAGTTGGGAACattaaaggaaattaaagccacaATTTCTGTCAAGCCAGACGCCACGCCCAAGTTCCACAAAAGCCGCCCTTTGCCATTTGCAATGAAGGAACGAGTGGAAGATGAATTACAGCGACTGGAAAAAGAAAACATCATCAGTCCTGTGAAGCACAGTGAATGGGCCGCTCCTGTCGTTCCTGTGGTCAAGAGGGATGGCAAGATTCGCTTGTGCGGCGATTACAAGGTAACAGTGAACCAGGCAACCAACACGGACATATACCCACTGCCACGCATTGAAGAAGTGTTGGCAACGCTGAGTGGTGGCAAGTTGTTTTCGAAAATCGACCTAGCCTCAGCTTACCAACAAGTGCTCCTTGACGAGGGTtcaaaaaaatacacaacaattaaCACTCACAAGGGCTTGTTTGTGTATAATCGTCTTTGCTTTGGCATTAACTCTGCTGTTAGCATCTTCCAGAGAGTGATGGAGAGTCTGATGAAGGACCTGAGCGTGGTTGTTTACCTTGATGATCTGCTCATAATGGGAAGAGATGAGGCAGAGCATCTGAAGAACCTCGACAGAGTCCTGCAACGCTTGCAAGAGAACGGCCTGCGAGTGAAAAGGTCAAAGTGCGAGTTCGGAAAGACCCAAATCGAGTACCTGGGCCATGTCCTGGACGAAAAGGGGGTGCACCCATCCAAAAGCAAGGTGAGAGCAATACATGATGCACCCACACCTACAAATGTGAAAGAGCTACGGGCTTTCCTAGGTCTAGTTAACTACTATGGCCGTTTCGTGCCACAGCAAAGTACTGTGCTAGCGCCGCTTTACGGTCTGCTGAAAGAGCAAGTCACATGGAAATGGAAGAAAGCTGAACAAGATGCATTTAACAAATGTAAAGAACTCCTGACGAGTGACAAAGTGTTAGTGCACTATGATCAGAGCCTGCCGTTGACCCTTGCATGTGACGCTTCAGCATATGGCATTGGAGCCGTAATCCAGCACACAACATCAGATGGAAAAGAGCATCCAATTGCTTATGCTTCGCGTACTCTCTCTCCAGCAGAGAAGAAGTATTCGCAAATTGAGAAAGAGGCCCTAAGCCTCATATATGGTGTTAAGAAGTTTCACCAATACCTCTGGGGACGTCAATTCAACCTGGTCACAGACCATAGGCCATTACTGACTTTGTTTGGAGAACATAAAGGGCTTCCTACAATGGCAGCAGCCCGAATCCAGAGGTGGGCCATCGTACTGTCGGCATACAACTACCACATTGTTTACCGTCAGTCAGAGAAGCATGGCAATGCTGACGGGTTGTCTCGTGTGCCGCTATCAGAGACCAAAGATGCTGGAACAGAGACAATCTCCGCCTACGTCGACGCACTGATATGTGAACACCTAGAAGGCGTGCCGCTGACCGCAAAGCAGATTGCCAAGGTAACGAGAACTGACACCGAGCTCTCAAGACTGCACAGATTCATCATGGAAGGGTGGCCAAAAGAAATTCCTGAAGAACTGAAAGGATACCACAAAAGGCATGATGAACTCTCTGTGGAGCAGGGGTGTGTGCTGTGGGGCACTAGAGTGGTTACACCCTCGAAGCTCAGAGCTGCCGTGCTTAAAGAAATCCACAGCGGGCACCCTGGCATTGTGAAGATGAAGGCAATTGCACGGCAATACGTCTGGTGGCCACATATTGATATGGACATTGAGAAAGTGTGCAAAGGATGTGAAACATGTCAGCTAGAGCAGAGAATGCCGCGCCATGTGCCACTGCACCCTTGGGAATTTCCAGGAGATGTGTGGAAGAGACTTCACATTGACTTTGCAGGGCCATTCATGGGCCACATGTTCATGATTGTAGTTGACGCATTCTCAAAATGGCTGGAGGTTtacaaaatgacacaaataaCCTCCTCTGCTACCATCACCAGACTAAAGAGACTTTTTGCATCATATGGAGTCCCTGAACAGATTGTCACAGACAATGCAACAACCTTTATGTCTGATGAATTCCAACAGTTCGCGAGGAGAAATGGAATCCTCCACACGACCGGTGCCCCGAGGCACCCAGCCACGAACGGCCTAGCCGAGAGATATGTCTCAACGTTCAAGGCTGGCATGAAAAAGCTGGCGAGAGAAGATTTGAGCATTGAAGACAAAGTCTCTCACTTCCTGCTACGGTATCGCACAACTCCCAACGGCACAACAGGCGAGTCGCCTGCTGATGTGTTCTTGAAAAGACATGTCAGAACCAGACTGGACTTTCTGAAACCAAACATTCAAGAAACGATGAGGAGGAAGCAGTATCTGCAGAAAGACGGACATGACAGAAAAGCGTTGGACAGGCAGTTCGACGTTGACGAGCAAGTCTACCTGCGAAACACTGCTGGCGAAACACCAAGATGGATCCCAGGAATCATCACCCAGCAGTCAGGGCCTGTGTCCTACAAGGTCCGCGGAGAAGCGACGGATCAAGAATACCGGCGCCACGGAGACCAGCTGAGACCTCGCCATGCTGCGGGGCTTCCAGATCTGCAATCTGAGGAAGTTGCTGAGGAGACCGGGCCGATGGAGAGCAGTTTCAGAGCATCCTCAGCACCTGAACTGTCAGACCCAGCTGAGCCGCCTGATCCTGTTGCGGTGACCCTAAGGCGCTCCCAGCGTACCCCAAAAGTGCCTCAACGTTACCAAGACTGA